The sequence TTGTAATATATTTTTCCATCTACATTGCAGTTGGAAAGTTTTCAttcccctcgactttttccacgtCATGTTACACCATTattctaaaaatgtattaaatcgttttttccctcaatctacacacaatactccataatgacgaagaaaaaagtattcagaccctttactcagtgctttgttgaagcacctttggcagtgattacagccccgagtcttcttgggtatgacgctacagccttggcacacatgtatttggggagtttgtcccattcttctctgcagattctctcaaattctgtcaggatggatgcggagcatcgctgcacagctattgtcaggtATCTTTGGCCTGTccaagctctaggaagagtcttggtgattccaaacttctgtgttcttggggatcctcaatgcttcaatgctgcagaaatgttttggtaccctttctcAGGTCTACGCcacaatcatgtctcggagctctagggacaattcctttgacctcatggcttggtttttgctcaaacatgcactgtcaactgtgggaccgtgtgatatagacaggtgtgtcttcctaaatcatgtccaaacaattgaatttaccacaggtggactcaagttgtagaaacatcgaTGATAAATGGTAAGAacatgcacctgagctcaatttcgagttcatagcaaagggtctgtgtgtgtatatatctatatataaaaaatacgtgtgtgtgtacacacatataaaaaaaaatgtatgtatatatacatacacacatacatacgtacgtacatacacacatacatacgtacgtacatgcacacatacatacgtacgtacatacacacatacgtacgtacatacacacatacatacgtacgtacatacatacacacatacgtacgtacgtacatacacacatacgtacgtacgtacatacacacatacgtacgtacatacacacatacatacgtacgtacgtacgtacataCACACGtacgtacatacacacatacgtacatacacacatacgtacatacatacatacatacatacatacatacatacatacatacatacgtgtgtgtatacacacacttatttttttaatatatgtgtgtatacacacatataaaaaaaaatgtatgtatatatacatacacacacacacacgtacgtacatacacacatacgtacgtacatacatacgtacgtacatacatacatacgtgtgtgtgtgtatacacacacttatttttttaatatatgtgtatatatacatacttgTATTTTTATgtgtgttatatattatatacacatgttttttgtgtgtatatatacacataaaaaaaatacacgtgtgtgtgtgtatacacgtgtatttttttaatgtgtgtatatatacacacacgtgtatttttttaatgtgtgtatacacacacacacacacacacacacacacacacacacacacacacacgtgtgtgtgtgtgtgtatatacacatatTAAAAAAATAcacgtgtgtatatatatacacacattaaaaaaatacgtgtatatatacacacacgtgtATTTTTTTAATATGTGTATATACACACGCGCGTGTGTATATACACATATTAAAAAAATACACGTGTGTTtttttaatgtgtgtgtatatacacatatttaaaaaatacacgtgtatttttttaatgtgtgtgtgtgtatatatacacacatgcacatatattttatatatatttaaataaataaatatataaataaatttgtatatgtctaaacctgtttttgctttgttattgtgtagattatttttgtttttacctcaatcaattttagaatattaatacattttagaataaggctgtaattgtaacaatgtggaaaaagtagaGGGGGCTGAATAatactgcaaaaatgtctaaacctgtgtTTGCTTTGTCGTTTATAGGCTGTTCGTGAATTGGGGGGATgattttgaatccattttagaataaggctgtaacggaaaagtgaaggggtctgaattagaggtcgacgtattatgatttttcaatacagATATTTAGAGGACCAAAATAGCTGATACCGATTTAATCAgcttatttttaaaatatttattattattttaaattcGTTTTTTGTTCaataacaattacaacaatactgaatgaacatttttattttaacttaataatACATAAagaaaatcaatttagcctcaaataaataatgaatatttttccatttggtttaaataatgcaaaaacacagtgttggagaagaaagtaaaagtgcaacatGTGCCATtttaaaaaagctaacattttaAGTTCCTTgaaaacatatgaaagctggtggttcaatatacCCAgttaagttttaggttgtagttattataggaataatgACGCATCAACTATTTCTCTCtacaccatttgtatttcatataccttttgactattggatgttcttataggcactagtattgccagcctaatcttgtGAGTTGATGGGcatgaagtcataaacagcgctgtgcttcaagcattgctaagagctgctggcaaacgtaGTGAAGCGCTGTTTGAATGAATACTCATGAGTCTGCTGCTGCCTACTaccagactgctctatcaaatcatagacttaattataatataataaacacagaaatacgagcctttggtcattaaggtaaaatccggaaactatcacttTGAAAACCAAAcgttttattatttcagtgaaatacagaaccgttctgtattttatagaACTGGTGGCAagcctaagtctaaatattgctgttacgttgcacaaccttcaatgttatgtcataattatggcAAATTAGgtcacagttcgcaacgagccaggcagcccaaactgttgcatataccctgactctgcttgcactgaatgcaagagaagtgacagtttccctagttaatattgcctgctatcATAAAttaaactaaatatgcaggtttaaaaaaaaaaaatctacttctgtgtattgattttaagaaaggcattgttTATTGTTGGGTACATcttgtgcaacgattgtgctttttttcgcTAATGCTCTtttgttaacctctctgggatatgtaggACGCTagccaaaagccagagaaaatgcagagcgccaaattcaaataaattactataaaaatgaAACTTTTGTGAAATCACACaggtaagataccaaattaaagctacacgtgttgtgaatccagccaacatgtcagatttcaaaaaggcttttcggcaaaagcaaacaatgctattatctgaggagagcttcttctgttgacactctgtcccataaacatcacaaatggtccttttgttcgaatAAGTCCATTgatatatatatccaaaatgtcgatttatttggcacgtttgatccagaaaaacaccggttccaacttgcgcaatgtaactacaaaatatctcaaaagttacctgtaaactttgccaaacatttcaaactacttttgtaatacaacttttggtatttttaaaaaagtaaataattgatcaaattgaagactggatgatctgtgttcaatacaggaagaaaacaaactgacgctacctttctggtcatgcgcctctaacagtacacttgaagtgaccctcgttttgaacagggctactacttcattacacaaaggaaaaacctcaaccaatttctaaaaactggtgacatccagtggaagtgataggaactgcaatcaagtcccttagaaatctggattcccaatgaaaacccatcaAAAAGATAGTGacctaaaaataaaaataatctgaatggtttgtcctcagggtttcgtctgctacataagttctgttatactcacagacgattcaaaacagttttggaaacttcagagttACTAATattatgcatatcttatattctggggatgagtagcaggcagttgaatttgggcatgcatttcatccagatgtgaaaattactgccccctgtcaccaagaagttaaatcacccatttggcgatgttgaagtaggctgtgattcgatgataaattaacaggcaccgcattgattttatgcaacgcaggacaagctagttaattTCTTTGGTGTTACCCCCCTTCTCAATTTTCGCCTGAAaacataccctaatctaactgcctgtagctcaggcccagaagcaaggatatgcattttgTTGGTATCATATGAAACTAACAATTTTGTgaaaatgtgaattgaatgtaggagaatataacacaatagatctggtagaagaaaatacaaggaAATAAACATGCGTTTTTAGTTTATTGTTGCTGCATAATCGTTCAAATGAACAAGAACAGCCAGACATACAGATAGGATGCTGGGGATGATTTGAATGAAGAACATAAGATGGCAACAATAGCTGAGCAAAGTTTTAGACAGAACTGCAAACATGAGCGAGCTACATGACATTGAGCATgtagtcacccaggtgtcccacacaaatgTACCCAGGTGGCCGAATTGGTACAGTGATACATTTTGAAGGAAATAACTATATACACTTTTTTGTATTTAAATAATAattaaacaaacaaataacaagggtaactatttacacatttTCTATTTACAATATTGTGAAGACCCTcggtcctctacacaatattgtgctgctgctgccatggcccatagcagtctctttctgctgtaaagcagaggctTACTGAACAGGTTGTGCAGGTGATGGGGTATTTCCTGTGACAAAGGGCACAATGATGTCTCCCTACTGTGCCCTTTTTGCCCTGAGGCACATTCATGCCTGCAGAGATGAATCTGGGCAGGTGAACACCACTGGTTGGAGCAGAAGGGGTAGAGGGGACGGAAGGTGCTGAAGCAACTCTGTCTCGCTTTCTCTATCAATTTCCTCTAGAATTTGGGTTAAATCTTTATACCTAGACTTTGTTTTAGCTTTTCCTGATTTATTCACCATAATTTAAATATATAAACTTGCTGAAAATGCTATTGACTATGTACTGCTATGCGTAACACTCGTGGCTCCGTCAATTAGGATTTGCAATGGCGAATGAACCTCTTTTACGTCAGAGTCTACGACAAAGGCTGGTCTTCGAACGTATAACCATTACATATTGCCATTTCCCTCAGCTCGTTGGCTATCTTCCAAGCTAGAATTCAagatgatcagtggtcattgggccaAAATACAGCCAATCAACGATAGACTGGTCCTACCATTGGTGCGCAATGAGGTCATTGATTGGCGTCTTCAAATCTGTTTGTTTTGGTCAATACGTCCCGGGAAAAGAACCATCAAGTATGGTTGTGTTAGTAACAAACAGAGGATTTCaatgaaaccaaccatgactgGATAAACGTTTGTTTAGTGTGTAATTACCATGAACGTTTCGTCCAAATTTGAATGAGATGGAAATCACGACGCAAGCGGTTTacaaatgttttgtgttaggctataaaaatagaTCTTATCAAACAAAATGAAAATTCACTGTGTAGTTAGGACACTTGGCATTGCCACCAGAGGAAGATCTTAAAAGGTAAGcaatttattttattgttatttctgactttcgtgacgctAATGCTTGGTAGGAAAATGCTAGTAATACTTGTGTGTGCGGGGAGCTGTCCTCAGAAAATCGTACGGTTTGCTTTCtcagtaaagcctttttgaaatctgacacagcggctggattaataaGACGTATGATGTAAGACACATGTATTTACAAGAAGAACTATAACAAATGGTATATTTAGAATGTTAGCGTTCTGcagtttcaccggatgttggccggTTGGGATGTTAGCGTCTCACCTACCCCAGaggttaactacacatggttgatattactaggttaactagtgattatctGAAGATTGTTTTTATGAGAAGTTTAATGCTatctagcaacttaccttggctccttgcagtCACAATGTCCTTTTGACGGTGCACTCTCGTGGCAGGCTCACtcacgtaacaggtggtcagcctgccacgcagtttcctcgtAGATTGCATTGTAATCGGCCATAATTTGCGTCCAAAAGGGCTGATTACTGATTGTTataaacttgaaatcggccctaattaatccgCCATGCTGATTTAGtctgtcgacctctagtctgaataATTGCACTGTATGTGATGTACTATTAAGACTAATGTTCTTTCTGTTTCTTTATCACCAGCTGGTGGAGACATCTCTGAAGGGAGAGATTACCTTTGACCCCTGCTGTGCCTACTACCTGTGGTTTGTCATGGACTTCTGTGACGGAGGAGACATGAATGCTTACCTGTTGTCCCGTAAACCCAGCCGCAAGACCAACACCAGCTTCATGCTGCAGTTAGGAAGTGCCCTGGCCTTCCTCCACCGAAACCAGATCATCCACCGGGACCTGAAGCCTGACAACATCCTCATCTCCCAGGGAAGGACCTTGGCTGGAACCCCCGAGCCTACCCTGAAGGTTGCAGACTTCGGCCTATCCAAGGTCTGCTCCACGTCGGGCCTTAACCCTGAGGAACCAGCATCTGTCAACAAGTGTTTCCTTTCCATGGCGTGCGGCACAGACTTCTACATGGCTCCAGAGGTGTGGGAGGGCCACTACACGGCTAAAGCAGACATCTTTGCCCTGGGCATCATCATCTGGGCCATGGTGGAGCGCATCACGTTCGTGGATGTGGAGACTCAGAAAGAGCTCCTGGGAAGCTACGTGCAGCAGGGGGAGGAGATCGTGCCCCTCGGGGAGGCGCTCCTGGAGAACCCCAAGATGGAGCTGTTGATCCCTGCCAGGATGAAGAGCATGAATGCCGGCATGAAACAGCTTATCAGGGAGATGCTGTCGTTCAACCCTCAGGAGAGGCCTGATGCCTTTGAACTGGAGCTCCGACTGGTCAGGATCGCCTGCAGAGAGCTCGACTGGGACACGTGATAATGGGGATggataggaggggagaggaccaTGGGACTTGTAGTCACAATGTCAAGAACATGTATCTAGGCCTAATTCACCACTGTTTGCTCCTGTGACGGAGGCCACACAAATATtatttttctctcgctctctctcgctctcgctcgctcgctctctcgctctgggAACAATTCAAAGTTTGCAAAGATTTTGGCTTTGCAGTTGGATATCGGATCGGAAGTACTGGTAAACCTAGCTCAACAGGTTGACAGCCAGTCtgtaaaatgttttgttttgaatgttAACATGGCAAGGCTGTCCATAAGCACATTCAGCTGTCTGTCTTGCAGAAGGGGATGCGTTGCTAGCTACCCCACTGCTACTGGTTTAGGTTAAACTGTTAAAGTTGACTCTGTAGTTTGCCTACAAATGCTACCCCAGACTCTGTGGTAATATTCATACTAAAGTTATGATACAGGGAGACTAtcctgttatgatatggatgcaATTATACACACAGGTCCACACCTCAGTGATCGTAAACTGTGCACGGCTGGTTTTACCAGAATTCTGTGACCACACCCTGCTCTTCCCTTTCAACAAACAGGCACACGCACACTTCCCACTGCTCAGGTAAAAATGAAGATATACTGTTTGTTGGGATTTGTAGACAAACAGCTGTTTTTGAAGAGAGAGCAACATGACATCAGAGGCCTGTGTATTCTGAGCTGGCCCTGAGCCAACTATGGGAATTAGGCTTGTGGGAGCTGACAGTCTTGGTATGCCAGTGCAGACCTAACCTAGCAATTCCAGCCCAGTGCAGACCTAACCTAGCAATTCCCAGCCCAGTGCAGACCTAACCTAGCAATTCCCAGCCAGCCAGTGTCATGATTGGCCCAGAATGAAAATAATTTGAGGAATGGAGTGTTTGGAATGTAAATTAAATTAAGTCACATAACTTGAAGACCAGAGACAACAAGCTGCCTGTTCTAAATGCATAAAGGAATGTGTTCCTACCCCAAACAACATCAATATGTTTGGCTGAAGAGTCAGTGTCCTGCTTGTATTAATATAATATAGAGCTTGAATTTAGACTTGAATTCTCATAATTGGAGGTCAGTTTAGTTATGAATTAAACCTGTGTGAACGGTATGGTTAGGGGTTCTACTTCAGTGGCAATCAGTTGACAACAAATGCACTTTTATTTTGTTTTCCTTTATCTTAACTTACCCTGCTATCTATCACCTTGAGAAGGCTGGATATGGTGTGACGACACCAGTGTTTACTAGGGGCCTTGGAGGACGTATTGTCAAACAGTCTACTTATGCATGCAATGCCTCGCACCttcaaagaggaagagagagcgaggggagacaccagcacagcacacacacctccctgagcCCAGAGGCGCAATAGTTTGACACAATACCATTTGTTTAACCTTctcttttatatatatacatatacatatatataatgtgtgtatgtgtgtataaataaatacaaaattagGGCCAACTACTGACTGTAGTTGCCCCCGTTttaatctctcacacacacctcagttTACCCTGGCTCGTACCGGTAATCCCTTTCTCCATGCTTCCTTCTGACAGACCCATACTAAGCCTATTTAGGCTTTTGGTAAAGTTGAAAGACGTACAGGAAGGCTCATCTCGGGATCCCGGCTTATCGCCTTGCAAGTCCAAACTTTCTGCGCTTCTAACAGTTGTGGGAGCGTATCAATACCATCAAATGTTCATCTGAAAATGTAGTTTGAGTGGCATTCTTAAACAGTGGCAGAACTTGTAAAATGTGTTTCGTACGACCTGGCTGTCACCTGCATTATTACTACCTTTTTAAAATGTCTTCCATTGCCAAAATACTCTTGTCTTTCATGATGTTAACATACTTTATGCTTTATTTGAATATCTCCACACACTAGCACGTATAGCACTATATTGTTTGATTTTGTGTCGGCCAGGCACATTTTTGTTGAGAATTTTGACTTTGGGGTTCTTATCTCAACTATTTTACGCCCAAAATGTTAGCAcgggttgtgcttttagatggatATTGTATTAAAGGGGAAATcagtagttgctacatccatttttggacttagcATTCATTTAGAAGTACCCATTGATTCATGAAGAATATAAATTGATGCCTCATGAGTttaaactgttgtaccccatcagaacgcAAAATATACTgtctacaaaacattaggaacaccttcctaatattgagttgcaccataTTTTGCCCTCACAACAGCCTCAGTTCATtgtggcatggactctacaaggtgtcaagcattccacagggatgctggccttttttgactcatgcttcccacagttgtgtcaagtaggTTGGCTGTCCTTTGGCTGGTGGACCGTTTTTGatacatgggaaactgttgagctgtgaaaaacccagcagtgttgcagttcttgacattcTCCAACTggggcacctactaccatgccccgtacaaaggcacttaaatattttgtcttgcccgttcactcTCTGAATGTCACAGtccatatctcaattgtctcgtggcttaaaaatccttctttaacccgtctcccctTCAGCTACACggattttgaagtggatttaacaagggacatcaataagggatcatagctttcacc is a genomic window of Oncorhynchus keta strain PuntledgeMale-10-30-2019 chromosome 19, Oket_V2, whole genome shotgun sequence containing:
- the LOC118398038 gene encoding serine/threonine-protein kinase pdik1l-like — protein: MVSSQPKYELIQEVGRGSYGVVYEAVVKRTGARMAVKKIRCHSPENVELALREFWALSSIQSQHPNVIHLEECVLQRDDLAQRMSHGSSSPLYLELVETSLKGEITFDPCCAYYLWFVMDFCDGGDMNAYLLSRKPSRKTNTSFMLQLGSALAFLHRNQIIHRDLKPDNILISQGRTLAGTPEPTLKVADFGLSKVCSTSGLNPEEPASVNKCFLSMACGTDFYMAPEVWEGHYTAKADIFALGIIIWAMVERITFVDVETQKELLGSYVQQGEEIVPLGEALLENPKMELLIPARMKSMNAGMKQLIREMLSFNPQERPDAFELELRLVRIACRELDWDT